ACGGCTGCGTACGCGTGCCGCTGACGACGTCCAAGCGGCTGTTCGAGATGGTGAAGCTCGGCGAGCCCGTCTACGTGCGCGGCTCGATCATGTGACTCACACGCCCTGCGGCAGCCGGAAGAGGTGGTCGGGGTCGTAGGTGGCCTTCACCTCCGCGAGCCGCGCGGCGTTCGTCCCGTAGTACGCACTCCGCCAATTCGCCAGATCGGCGTCAATATAATTCACATAGGCATGGTCCCCGAAATATCCGGACATGTCGCCGTGCAATTTCCGCACCCACCTCCGATCCGATCCTTCCGCGTAATACTGCACGCTGAATAGCGCCGCCCGGTGCGGGAACGCGGTGGCCGACGGGCTGACCCGGCCGATGGCGCCGCCCATGGCGTCCAGCAGCACCGAGTGCCGCCCGCTCCGCGCCACGCCGCTCACCAGCGCCCGCACCCCGTCCGCCGGCAACCGCCGGTAGGCGAGGTGCGACACGCCGATCGTGGCCCGGCCGCCCGCGTGGGCGACCGAGCTCATCCTGGACACGTCGATCACCAGCCCGGTGCCGGTGGACCAGCCCGCGTAGGAGTGGCCGCCGGAGCGGCTGGTGAGCGGCACCGCGTGCGCCCGCGCGAACGCCAGGCACGCCGAGACGTCCGCCGCGCTCGCGCAGTAGGCGACCGCCTGCGGCCTGATCCCGTCGTGGACCGGGTTGCGCAGGCGGCGGGCGGCGGCGTACCCGGCGTCGCCGGGCAGCACGAGCGTGCCCGCCAGCCGCCGCCGCAAGCCCGTCCACTCGGGTGGCGGCGCCGCGTCCCCGGCGGGAAACGCGGACAGGCCCAGCGGCGCGAGCGTGGTGGCGTG
The nucleotide sequence above comes from Nonomuraea gerenzanensis. Encoded proteins:
- a CDS encoding FAD-dependent oxidoreductase; the encoded protein is MDRRAFLHATTLAPLGLSAFPAGDAAPPPEWTGLRRRLAGTLVLPGDAGYAAARRLRNPVHDGIRPQAVAYCASAADVSACLAFARAHAVPLTSRSGGHSYAGWSTGTGLVIDVSRMSSVAHAGGRATIGVSHLAYRRLPADGVRALVSGVARSGRHSVLLDAMGGAIGRVSPSATAFPHRAALFSVQYYAEGSDRRWVRKLHGDMSGYFGDHAYVNYIDADLANWRSAYYGTNAARLAEVKATYDPDHLFRLPQGV